One genomic window of Halomicrobium sp. LC1Hm includes the following:
- a CDS encoding YeeE/YedE family protein: MSDDRHPLFKPLIFVGGIVFGFGLGFSHMARPEVVLNFLQFDDLGLPFVMFGAAIVSGIAFALLPRIRDAAPLTGDRYERRLKPFDRNVLVGGAIFGVGWGLSGICPGAAYASLGVGNVTILWALAGMFLGAYAQGYWRSRSQARDTAVTGAD; this comes from the coding sequence GTGAGCGACGACCGCCACCCGCTGTTCAAGCCGCTGATCTTCGTCGGCGGCATCGTGTTCGGCTTCGGGCTCGGGTTCAGCCACATGGCGCGACCGGAGGTCGTGCTGAACTTCCTCCAGTTCGACGACCTCGGCCTCCCGTTCGTGATGTTCGGGGCCGCTATCGTCTCCGGGATCGCGTTCGCCCTGCTGCCCCGGATTCGGGACGCGGCACCCCTGACGGGTGACCGCTACGAGCGTCGCCTGAAGCCGTTCGATCGGAACGTCCTGGTCGGGGGTGCCATCTTCGGCGTCGGCTGGGGGCTTTCGGGCATCTGTCCGGGTGCCGCGTACGCGAGCCTGGGCGTCGGCAACGTCACGATCCTCTGGGCGCTGGCCGGGATGTTCCTGGGCGCGTACGCTCAGGGATACTGGCGGAGCCGCAGCCAGGCACGTGACACCGCCGTAACGGGCGCGGACTGA
- a CDS encoding YeeE/YedE family protein, producing the protein MVTDPLALQVTAELFPNGISRYAVGGLLVGLGTVLIYIGTGIPAGASTFLESTLSYVSDQSRFQRYVGSRDWRVVFTLGIILGGLAFAATVQSGLVTSSLYEPGTTGQLYEVAGVTLWMTEVQPWRLFLGGILVGIGTRIGKGCTSGHGVCGVGSASKTSLVGVVTFLTVAIGTAQVVAALGVSP; encoded by the coding sequence ATGGTGACTGATCCACTCGCGCTTCAGGTGACCGCCGAGCTGTTTCCCAACGGGATCAGCCGCTACGCCGTCGGCGGACTGCTCGTCGGGCTCGGCACCGTTCTGATTTACATCGGGACGGGTATCCCAGCCGGGGCGAGTACGTTCCTGGAGTCGACGCTGTCGTACGTCTCCGACCAGTCGCGGTTCCAGCGGTACGTCGGCTCACGGGACTGGCGCGTGGTGTTCACGCTGGGCATCATCCTCGGCGGGCTGGCGTTCGCGGCGACCGTCCAGTCCGGGCTGGTCACGAGCTCGCTGTACGAACCCGGGACGACCGGCCAGCTGTACGAGGTCGCCGGGGTGACGCTCTGGATGACAGAGGTGCAGCCGTGGCGGCTGTTCCTCGGCGGCATCCTCGTCGGAATCGGCACCCGAATCGGCAAGGGCTGTACGTCCGGGCACGGCGTCTGCGGCGTCGGCTCGGCGTCGAAGACGTCGCTGGTCGGCGTGGTGACGTTCCTGACCGTCGCCATCGGGACCGCCCAGGTCGTCGCAGCGCTGGGGGTGAGCCCGTGA
- a CDS encoding MBL fold metallo-hydrolase: MNAEDFPTPDADVSSVAPKTLKDRIDDGEDVTLLDARMQSDYEEWRIDGENVTSINVPYFEFLDDEIDDSVLDRIPDDREVTVLCAKGGASEYVAGTLVEQGYDVDHLEDGMNGWASIYEAVEVERYDGAGTLLQYQRPSSGCLGYLLYDDGEAAIIDPLRAFTDRYLADAAELGVDLQYALDTHIHADHISGVRNLDAEGVEGVIPEAAVDRGVTYADELTTAADGDTFQVGDATIEAVYTPGHTTGMTSYLIDDSLLATGDGLFVESVARPDLEEGDDGAPDAARMLYESLQERVLTLPDDTLIGGAHFSDAAEPADDGTYTAPIGELVAEMDALTMDEDDFVDLILSDMPPRPANYEEIIATNLGQNAVDDEEAFTLELGPNNCAASQGSLADD, encoded by the coding sequence ATGAACGCCGAAGACTTTCCGACCCCGGACGCAGACGTTTCGAGCGTCGCACCGAAGACGCTGAAGGATCGAATCGACGACGGCGAGGACGTCACGCTCCTCGACGCGCGCATGCAATCGGACTACGAGGAGTGGCGGATCGACGGCGAGAACGTCACGTCGATCAACGTCCCGTACTTCGAGTTCCTCGACGACGAGATCGACGACAGCGTGCTCGACCGGATCCCCGACGACCGCGAAGTGACGGTCCTCTGTGCGAAGGGGGGTGCCAGCGAGTACGTCGCGGGCACGCTCGTCGAACAGGGCTACGACGTGGACCACCTCGAAGACGGGATGAACGGCTGGGCGAGCATCTACGAGGCCGTCGAGGTCGAGCGCTACGACGGCGCGGGCACGCTCCTGCAGTACCAGCGACCCTCCTCGGGTTGCCTGGGTTACCTGCTGTACGACGACGGCGAAGCCGCAATTATCGACCCGCTGCGGGCGTTCACCGACCGCTACCTCGCGGACGCCGCGGAACTCGGCGTCGACCTGCAGTACGCGCTGGACACCCACATCCACGCCGACCACATCTCGGGCGTGCGGAATCTGGACGCGGAGGGCGTCGAGGGCGTCATCCCCGAGGCCGCGGTCGACCGCGGTGTCACCTACGCTGACGAGCTGACCACTGCCGCGGACGGCGACACCTTCCAGGTCGGCGACGCCACCATCGAGGCCGTCTACACGCCCGGCCACACGACCGGGATGACCTCGTATCTGATCGACGACAGCCTGCTCGCGACCGGCGACGGGCTGTTCGTCGAGAGCGTCGCCCGCCCCGACCTCGAAGAGGGCGACGACGGCGCGCCCGACGCCGCGCGCATGCTCTACGAATCCCTGCAGGAGCGCGTGCTGACGCTGCCCGACGACACGCTAATCGGGGGCGCGCACTTCAGCGACGCCGCCGAGCCCGCCGACGACGGCACCTACACCGCGCCCATCGGCGAGCTCGTCGCCGAGATGGACGCGCTCACGATGGACGAGGACGACTTCGTCGACCTGATCCTCTCGGACATGCCGCCCCGTCCGGCCAACTACGAAGAGATCATCGCGACGAACCTCGGACAGAACGCCGTCGACGACGAGGAGGCGTTCACGCTCGAACTCGGCCCGAACAACTGCGCCGCCAGCCAGGGCTCGCTGGCGGATGACTGA
- a CDS encoding sulfurtransferase TusA family protein produces MSAEFDIAETLDVKGASCPMPVVKTKSAIDDLSEGDVLEVLATDSGSMSDIDGWASGTEGVELLDQAEGDDVYKHYVRKTE; encoded by the coding sequence ATGAGTGCTGAATTCGACATCGCAGAGACGCTCGACGTGAAAGGTGCATCGTGTCCCATGCCAGTGGTGAAAACGAAGTCCGCTATCGACGACCTCTCCGAGGGTGACGTCCTCGAAGTGCTGGCGACGGACTCCGGCAGTATGAGCGACATCGACGGCTGGGCCTCCGGAACCGAGGGCGTCGAGCTGCTCGACCAGGCGGAAGGCGACGACGTGTACAAACACTACGTCCGCAAGACGGAGTGA